One genomic segment of Hippoglossus hippoglossus isolate fHipHip1 chromosome 22, fHipHip1.pri, whole genome shotgun sequence includes these proteins:
- the dlst gene encoding dihydrolipoyllysine-residue succinyltransferase component of 2-oxoglutarate dehydrogenase complex, mitochondrial: MLSQSRCLTRNFGRSLSALRQGNNALARRASSALSASHSVTFNNTVKSDPRSSIFQIQYFRTSVAYRDEVVTVKTPAFAESVTEGDVRWEKAVGDTVLEDEVVCEIETDKTSVQVPAPVAGVIEELLIPDGEKVEAGTPLFKLRKGAVAPKAAEAPKAEAPAAAAPPPPSAAAPPPPPPSAVGPIPTTMPPVPPVPAHAMDIKPVSAIKPTAARAAPVAQAEGGAKGARTESRVKMNRMRLRIAQRLKEAQSTCAMLTTFNEVDMRNISEMRTSYKDAFLKKHNIKLGFMSAFVKAAAYALADQPAVNAVIDDTTKEIVYRDYVDISVAVSTPKGLVVPVIRNVGGMNFADIEKTINLLGEKARKNELAVEDMDGGTFTISNGGVFGSMFGTPIINPPQSAILGMHGIFDRPVAVDGKVEIRPMMYVALTYDHRLIDGREAVTFLRKIKSVVEDPRVLLLDM; the protein is encoded by the exons ATGTTGTCCCAGTCCCGGTGTCTCACCAGGAATTTCGGCCGCTCCCTCTCTGCCCTCCGCCAG GGGAATAATGCGTTGGCTCGTCGAGCTTCATCAG CTCTGTCAGCAAGCCATTCTGTCACTTTCAACAACACTGT aaaaTCGGATCCGCGATCCAGCATCTTCCAAATCCAGTACTTCAGGACATCTGTAGCCTACA GGGATGAAGTTGTCACAGTCAAGACCCCTGCCTTTGCAGAATCTGTCACAGAAGGGGACGTAAGGTGGGAAAAAG CTGTTGGAGACACAGTCTTAGAGGATGAGGTGGTGTGCGAAATTGAGACGGATAAG ACCTCAGTGCAGGTTCCCGCTCCTGTTGCTGGAGTGATTGAGGAGCTTTTGATTCCTGATGGAGAAAAAGTCGAGGCGGGAACTCCTCTTTTCAAGCTTAGAAAAGGAG CCGTTGCTCCTAAGGCTGCAGAAGCTCCAAAAGCCGAGGCTCCGGCCGCTGCGGCCCCTCCACCACCTTCTGCTGCTgcgcctccccctcctcctccctcggcTGTGGGCCCCATTCCCACAACTATGCCCCCTGTGCCACCTGTGCCAGCACATGCTATGGACATCAAACCAG TTTCAGCCATCAAGCCCACAGCTGCTCGTGCTGCACCAGTGGCCCAAGCAGAGGGCGGAGCTAAAGGAGCCAGGACAGAGAGCAGG GTCAAGATGAACCGCATGAGACTAAGAATTGCCCAGAGACTGAAGGAAGCCCAAAGCACCTGTGCTATGTTGACAACGTTTAATGAGGTCGACATGCG CAACATCTCAGAGATGAGGACATCTTACAAAGATGCCTTCCTGAAAAAGCACAACATCAAGTTGGGCTTCATGTCGGCATTTGTGAAGGCTGCTGCCTACGCTCTGGCTGATCAGCCTGCCGTCAATGCTG TAATTGATGACACAACCAAAGAGATTGTGTACAGGGACTACGTCGACATCAGTGTGGCTGTGTCCACGCCAAAG GGTCTGGTGGTCCCTGTAATCCGGAACGTGGGGGGAATGAATTTTGCAGACATTGAGAAAACCATCAATTTGTTGGGAGAAAAG gcTCGTAAGAATGAGCTGGCTGTTGAGGACATGGACGGAGGAACCTTCACCATCAGTAACGGTGGCGTGTTTGGGTCCATGTTCGGGACGCCCATTATCAACCCACCACAGTCCGCTATTTTAGGCATGCATGGCATCTTTGACAGGCCTGTGGCAGTCGATGGCAAG GTTGAGATCCGTCCCATGATGTACGTCGCCCTGACGTATGATCATCGTCTGATTGACGGAAGAGAGGCCGTCACTTTCCTGCGCAAGATCAAGTCGGTGGTGGAGGACCCCAGGGTGCTGCTCCTTGACATGTGA
- the rps6kl1 gene encoding ribosomal protein S6 kinase delta-1: MAKRDYLVEAAKQIRMALDSEVNEDYEAAFSYYKNGVDLLLNGVQLDPNKERREAVKRKTTQYLKRAEEIFITHLQDNLGKGSSHLGGYSSLRFRPIRHLSSPVEDLEMCKVVGVSDKVLIVQSMVNKETFVVKSLVKSSWESRDQSTIIPQGVPYMVKLLRYYVSEDAVYLHLEHVKGGRIFSKLHKLRNEKAKEHPDCFTSGQHSIKLKTSYTSPTISTDYQHNTKGGTGGILEKLTDESPDTDFPTSWDETQQRVESCGTHSYIEETGCLQNTRSAASFYSRLDRLTLQPGSPRTQVNTSIHPPAPSLCLHCGETQETPALPLSCSRVSQALDVMSELHQQKAAMGLIECSSEFEVAWKAADPAHICEKVNPYAVSDGDVQSTLGQTAPQTNKTSFIKAGNSEYNGLSSSPAILHLPLHCQTQIRGRASWDTNGSNQGSLLSASSADIVTDSNQDSSSPTIEEGSGMVVIRSTDRAVFSDHTDTNITSENSRPGSASLYQCTSGKQGTQSRAPWTLSGGKHRGEACPSEVREGVEEAYELSPREKVAPAKDGSFMGWFSSGAQRREDYKDAFFRSEESEGLGEDQIIEVDGWCHLPRFPVKSSRPTGQAMQTCWGLPEAEVRVWGAQILLALESLHQQGVLCRDLNPRNVLLTSNGKVCLTFFGQWSEVQTEISSTAMEQMYCAPEIGGVSRVTEACDWWSLGALLFELLTGMPLWQLHPAGIHSHTQLLIPDHLSAAAASLLTELLQFDAGYRLGSGGGGVSDIKCHPFFSGVSWKALSC, from the exons ATGGCAAAGAGAGACTACCTGGTGGAGGCGGCCAAACAGATCCGCATGGCGTTGGACAGCGAGGTCAATGAGGACTACGAGGCAGCTTTCAGTTACTATAAGAACGGGGTGGACTTACTGCTGAATGGAGTTCAGT TGGACCCGAACAAAGAACGGCGGGAAGCTGTGAAGAGGAAGACAACCCAGTATCTGAAGCGAGCTGAGGAAATCTTCATTACACATCTGCAGGATAACCTTGGGAAGGGGAGCTCTCATTTAGGG GGTTACAGCAGTCTGAGATTCCGTCCAATCAGACACTTGAGTTCGCCCGTGGAGGATCTGGAGATGTGTAAGGTGGTCGGAGTGAGCGATAAG GTCCTGATCGTCCAAAGTATGGTCAACAAGGAGACATTTGTGGTAAAG AGTCTGGTCAAGTCGAGCTGGGAGAGCAGGGATCAGTCCACCATCATTCCTCAGGGGGTGCCATACATGGTTAAGTTGCTGAGGTATTACGTCAGCGAGGACGCTGTGTACCTGCATCTGGAGCATGTCAAAG GTGGGAGGATCTTCTCCAAACTGCACAAGCTGAGGAATGAGAAAGCCAAGGAACACCCAGACTGCTTCACCTCTGGCCAGCACAGCATCAAGCTGAAAACCAGCTACACCTCTCCCACAATCAGCACAGACTACCAGCACAACACCAAAGGTGGCACAGGGGGGATTCTGGAGAAATTAACTGATGAGAGCCCAGACACAGACTTCCCCACGTCATGGGACGAGACCCAGCAGCGCGTGGAGAGCTGCGGTACTCACTCCTACATCGAGGAGACGGGCTGTCTGCAGAACACACGCTCGGCAGCATCGTTTTACAGCAGGCTCGATCGATTGACTCTGCAGCCCGGCTCTCCGAGGACGCAGGTCAAcacttccatccatccacctgCCCCTAGTTTGTGTTTGCACTGCGGCGAAACTCAGGAAACGCcggctcttcctctctcttgctcCCGCGTCAGCCAAGCTCTGGACGTCATGTCAGAGCTCCACCAACAGAAAGCTGCGATGGGACTGATAGAGTGCAGTTCGGAGTTCGAGGTGGCTTGGAAAGCTGCGGACCCAGCGCACATCTGCGAGAAAGTAAACCCCTATGCAGTGAGCGACGGTGACGTACAGAGCACACTGGGACAAACTGCACCTCAGACAAACAAGACCTCATTTATAAAAGCAGGAAATAGCGAATACAATGGTTTGAGTTCTTCCCCGGCCATTTTGCATCTCCCTCTCCATTGCCAAACCCAGATTCGAGGCAGGGCATCATGGGATACCAATGGCTCCAACCAGGGTTCACTTTTAAGTGCTAGCTCTGCAGACATAGTAACAGACTCGAATCAGGACAGCAGCAGCCCGACCATAGAGGAGGGAAGCGGTATGGTGGTCATCAGGAGCACGgacagagcagtgttttctgaccacacagacacaaacattacCTCAGAAAACTCCCGGCCTGGTTCTGCCTCGCTCTACCAATGCACGTCAGGGAAACAGGGGACACAGTCAAGGGCCCCCTGGACCCTCTCGGGGGGGAAACACAGAGGGGAAGCATGTCCCAGTGAGGTAAGAGAGGGAGTAGAGGAAGCCTACGAATTGAGTCCCAGAGAGAAGGTGGCACCTGCAAAGGATGGATCATTTATGGGCTGGTTCTCCTCTGGAGCCCAGAGGAGGGAGGACTATAAGGATGCCTTCTTTAGATCAGAGGAATCGGAGGGGCTGGGGGAGGACCAGATCATTGAGGTGGACGGCTGGTGCCACCTGCCTCGCTTCCCTGTCAAGTCCTCGCGGCCCACAGGCCAGGCCATGCAGACCTGCTGGGGGCTTCCCGAGGCGGAGGTGCGTGTGTGGGGGGCACAGATCCTGTTGGCCCTGGAGAGTCTGCATCAGCAGGGCGTCCTGTGTCGGGACCTCAACCCTAGAAATGTTCTGCTCACCAGCAACG GGAAGGTGTGTTTGACGTTTTTCGGCCAGTGGAGTGAGGTTCAGACCGAGATTAGCTCCACAGCCATGGAACAGATGTACTGTGCTCCAG AGATCGGTGGAGTGTCCAGGGTAACGGAGGCTTGTGACTGGTGGAGTCTTGGGGCCTTGTTGTTTGAACTTCTGACAGGAATG CCACTGTGGCAGCTCCACCCAGCAGGAATCCATTCTCACACCCAGCTGCTGATCCCCGACCACCTGAGCGCTGCAGCTGCATCTCTGCTCACCGAG CTGCTTCAGTTCGATGCCGGCTATCGCCTGGGTtctggaggtggaggtgtgagTGACATTAAGTGCCATCCCTTCTTCAGTGGTGTCTCGTGGAAAGCTCTGAGCTGCTAG